In Anguilla rostrata isolate EN2019 unplaced genomic scaffold, ASM1855537v3 scaf0188, whole genome shotgun sequence, the sequence TCACCATAATCACAAACTGGCAATAAGGTAGTTTtgacaaatgtacatttacagAGAAACTCGATTTATTTCTAAAGTAAAAACCCAACTTCAACTTGAGTTTCTTAACCAGATGTTGGAATGATAGTTAAACGAGAGCTGACCATCAAGTAAGAACCGTAAGTATAGCTAGTTACAGGCTCAATAGATTGGCCTTGTAAAATGGTAATAGTTTGGTTTAATGATGTGTACTAACTATTTTAGAAAACAATAAGCATGGCATCTTGAGTTGGCATGTactttttaatgacaaataaaaccaTTAGTGGATGTTCCCAGTAGGTTTGTATGGGACATGTTATGTTATGAGACTTCTTGAGGAATGTTCTTGTCCTGTTATCTCACAACCAAACAGGAATCTATGCTGAGTCTCCCCAGTGTTCTTGAAATGTTTAGTGTTAGTTGGGGATATGTTTATGCATCTTCTTTGAAGTCAAAgagacaaaattattttgacatAGACAATAactattctattttattatatatttatttatgtatttttaagtgCTTTCCCACTTTTTTCCGAGTTTGAATGCATCTTCAGCGCTTATTGCTGAAACCTCGTTATCGTTTCGGAAGAGTGCAGAGAAGGATGTGGTCTCCTCCAAAGCACAGGAtgtcagccactgcttcttaTCACTGCTTCTTACTAGTATGCCTATATTTCTTCATTCACAGTTCACAAACTTAAATGATGAGGTCAGCCTATGGCTTTGAGCTTCTGTTTCCACAATTTAGCACAGTGGTCTGTGTCATCCTGATAAGTGGTCatattttttgataatttttttctaAGAATTGCCCTTCTCCTTGTGTATTAAATACAAATCAATCAGAGAACTATTCAATGTTGGAGAGAGAACTGGAGGAGCTCAGAACCAGTTGCAACACCATGAATAAAGAGAAGGTCCACCAACAGAGTAAgtacaatgaaatatttaagaaaCTCCCCTTTTTGGAGCAGTACTGGCCCTCCAGTTCACAGAGTGAGTGGTGCTACTCTGTTGTGCATCTGCAgaaaagcatttacatttacactatTACATATGAAAATCTGTATATAGATACTTATTCATTCACATATACTGTTaaatatatactgcaatattCTTACAGagcccaaataaacaaaaaaattgttcatAATTCTCTAACACTGCAAATTAATACATTGACTTaacaacaaaaatttaaatttcactcaacttttaatttttttccccctagttTCCTATATTTCTTCATTCACAGTTCAAAAACTTAAATGATGAGGTCAGCCTATGGCTTTGAGCTTCTGTTTCCACAATTTAGCACAGTGGTCTGTGTCATCCTGATAAGTGgtcatatttttgataattattttctAAGAATTGCCCTTCTCCTTGTTTATGAAATACAAATCAATCAGAGAACTATTCAATGTTGGAGAGAGCACTGGAGGAGCTCAGAAGCAGTTGCAGCACCATGAATGAAGAGAAGGTCCAGCAACAGAGAAAGTACAATGCAGTATTTAAGAAACTCCCCTTTTTGGAGCAGTACTGTCCCTCCAGTTCACAGAGTGAGTGGTGCTACTCTGTTGTTCATCTGCAGAAaagaatttacatttacactattacatatgaaaatgtaattctcAGAGTCTGCTGCCTGTTCCTCCTGTACAGGCAGAGTGTGTGAACCCTGTCCACAGGGCTGGGAGCAGTTCTCTTCCAAGTGTTACTACTTCTCTAATGAGAAGAAGAATTGGTTTGACAGTCGCAGTGACTGTATTAAAAGGGGAGCTGACCTGGTGATTATAGAGAGTGAAGACGAACAGGTAAGGCTCCGTGAAAGAATTAATGAATGAGACGGTGAGTGAGTGGATGGATATAAAACTGGTAACATACATTCATAAGTAGCCACTGCAAATGTAATCTTGTGTTGGTTCTTACAATCTAACGTGTTCAATATTAACACCATGAGTGAATCGCATATATCAGTGAGGTGTGGCTCATGCTGTAGCTCAGTATCTCTCAGATCGAGGAAGTATCAGTGAGGGCTGTTTGTCTCTCAGTGTCTACatccacagagagagcagtgagggtCATTCTGTGCTTGTTTTCAGCGGTTCATCACCAACATAGCAAAATCCCATACCTGGATTGGACTGAGTCGCTCAGAATTTAAGAGTAACTGGCTCTGGGTGGATGAAACCCCTCTGCAGAAAGGGTAAGAATTCTtacacaaaaattaaaattaaaatgataaaaattataaaattatagaCAGACACAATCCTGTATAATTTGAAACAACATCTAGGCAGatcagaaatatgaatgtttcTCTGATGGAAGCCAGTCTAAGGTTTGTGTTACTTCAGTGAAATATGTCACTGGATATATTTCTGGTTATGACAGTGCATATGTGTACTTTACCCCTTTTATCTTTAATATTGTTAATATAACTGTGACATAACTCATGATGTCACTTGATGTCATGAAAAAGTCAAAATCAATCCAAGAGAAGTAAGTCCCCTTGACTCCTATTACAATGTCACTAAATATATAGAAAATcatgcattttataaattaaacacagtgcgtgcacacgaacacacatacgcacatgcacacacacacacactctctctcgctctcaaacacacaaaacggAAATTTCTATTCAGTTACAAATTgataaaaattatgaatgctcTGTTAAATTAATTGATGGTTAGTATTGTTTAACCATACAACAGAAACAGTATTACTTTGCCACACTGACATTAACT encodes:
- the LOC135246329 gene encoding CD209 antigen-like, which encodes MLERDLEKLRSNCSTTNKEKVHQQKNYSMLERDLEKLRTSCNTMKVQQQENYSMLERDLEKLRTSCNTMKVQQQENYSMLERELEELRTSCNTMNKEKVHQQKNYSMLERALEELRSSCSTMNEEKVQQQRKYNAVFKKLPFLEQYCPSSSQKSAACSSCTGRVCEPCPQGWEQFSSKCYYFSNEKKNWFDSRSDCIKRGADLVIIESEDEQRFITNIAKSHTWIGLSRSEFKSNWLWVDETPLQKG